In the genome of Conger conger chromosome 8, fConCon1.1, whole genome shotgun sequence, one region contains:
- the LOC133134749 gene encoding probable E3 ubiquitin-protein ligase HERC3 isoform X2 produces the protein MICWSESTFSDLGLDSVCQDYACGTAENPLTTSQKAKITAVSVGRRTIAVVTEDGEGKFCLQDETSERKNIHSKNLALRGEKIESLSCGADFIVVVSEKGNVFQLNCRKKSSSIPRCLSALNGRHVIQVACGDHHTIALLRDGQLFTWGKNSNGQLGQGEGGPSSQPPMPLFSLSGIPLAMIIAGGDQSFALSVSGAVFAWGKNSAGQLGVGDKEDRYEPTIVKSLHLKRTVFISCGDEHTAILTKGGLVFTFGSGEYGQLGHSSNREELQPRLVAELWGSSVTQIACGRHHTLAYVESLKTIYSFGCGEQGQLGSGQATNQNVPLPVQLSPEFDHGIGTIFAGANQSFCSCETVAYPGKMILTVDDNLINKWISECDSNPRRTLKKEIKETFSSASTLNGSFLNESGDKHYQTSMENSGLDLSLARLAFEKLANNKHLLKEVASVVQRTLIPSLPVHPSGVEDLRVYLILPELLRVLPMKRDLCVLFAEAVCRLQPQCLKILEGLWSKLPESFFKSLVKVVHSASTWFLYQMRTEWCDYRTSVEKTAEVLQKLYEVNCSAGRKIENSNFYINEIKLFFKSLEDVRKRRFTSTRRKIGKFMMEKLALYPSIFDLETKCMVFQLNNIVCFVNIPDPSLQNDLCVNRRSLLTDTFQELRNYDRDYLCPLKVKFEDEDGIDHGGVLQEFFTVFAKEIHSLEPMMFELFQESGLVWFMPEGHCDHDAYYWLGNLCGMALYNQRVVNFHFPLALFKKILGVRPTLEDLKELSPIEARSLEEVLNEDEDLLELLYLDFTAKGYELVADGREISVTKCNRQRYVEAYVDFVFNQSVQKQFLDFYMGFSHGCPNEIWSLFLPEELMAILSGNVDYVWEELEKNAMYHAYEPTDKNIQNFWIVFFELSEEKKKNFLSYMTGSDRLPIGGLANIKITIVNQNKPNPDDFYPVANTCYRCLYLPNYSSIHVLREKFVHAISFYEEFGEY, from the exons ATGATCTGCTGGAGCGAAAGCACTTTCAGTGACTTGGGTTTGGACAGTGTCTGCCAGGATTATGCGTGTGGGACAGCAGAAAATCCTCTGACAACTTCACAGAAAGCCAAGATAACTGCCGTTTCTGTTGGAAGACGCACGATTGCCGTTGTCACAGAAGATGGAGAAGGAAAATTCTGTTTACAGGATGAAACGagtgaaagaaaaaacatacattcaA AGAACTTGGCATTGAGGGGGGAGAAAATCGAGTCTTTGAGCTGTGGAGCAGATTTCATTGTCGTGGTCTCAGAGAAGGGCAACGTTTTCCAGCTAAACTGCCGAAAAAAATCATCTTCCATTCCCAG GTGTCTCAGTGCACTAAATGGCAGACATGTGATACAGGTTGCCTGTGGGGACCACCACACCATTGCACTCTTAAgag ATGGGCAGCTCTTCACATGGGGAAAAAACTCCAATGGTCAactgggacagggggagggaggaccCAGCTCCCAGCCCCCTATgcccctcttctctctgtcaGGGATCCCCCTGGCTATGATCATTGCTGGAGGGGACCAAAGCTTTGCTCTGTCTGTATCAGGAGCTGTGTTTGCTTGGGGCAAAAACAGCGCAGGGCAGCTTGGCGTAGGAGATAAAGAAG ATAGATATGAGCCAACTATTGTGAAGAGCCTACATCTGAAGAGGACTGTCTTCATTTCATGTGGAGATGAGCATACTGCAATTCTGACCAAG GGAGGTCTGGTGTTCACGTTTGGATCAGGAGAGTACGGGCAGCTTGGACACAGCTCCAACAGAGAAGAACTGCAGCCTCGCCTGGTGGCTGAACTCTGGGGGTCAAGTGTGACCCAAATAGCCTGTGGAAG GCACCACACGCTTGCATATGTTGAATCCTTGAAAACAATCTACTCATTTGGATGTGGAGAGCAAGGGCAGCTGGGAAGTGGACAGGCCACCAATCAGAATGTGCCTCTTCCTGTTCAGCTGTCTCCAG AATTTGATCATGGAATTGGGACCATTTTTGCTGGAGCAAATCAGTCATTCTGCTCATGTGAGACAGTAGCCTATCCTGGCAAaatgattttgactgtggatgACAATTTAATTAACAAATGGATCTCAGAGTGTGATTCAAACCCACGGAGAACTCTAAAAAA GGAGATAAAAGAAACCTTTTCTTCAGCATCAACTCTCAATGGTAGCTTTCTCaatgaaag CGGTGATAAGCATTACCAAACCTCAATGGAGAATTCAGGTCTGGACTTGTCTCTAGCACGTCTAGCCTTTGAGAAGCTGGCAAATAATAAACACTTGTTGAAAGAG GTAGCATCAGTGGTGCAACGTACGCTGATCCCCTCCCTGCCTGTACACCCTTCTGGTGTGGAGGACCTGAGAGTCTATTTGATCCTACCTGAGCTCCTGAGAGTCCTGCCTATGAAAAGAGACCTCTGTGTATTGTTCGCTGAAGCAGTTTGCAGACTGCAGCCTCAGTGCCTGAAGATCCTAG AGGGTTTATGGTCAAAACTTCCAGAATCCTTTTTCAAGTCCCTGGTGAAGGTGGTGCACTCAGCATCCACATGGTTCCTCTACCAGATGAGGACAGAGTGGTGTGATTACAGGACCTCTGTGGAGAAGACTGCGGAAGTTCTACAGAAGCTGTATGAG GTTAACTGTAGTGCTGGAAGGAAGATTGAGAACAGCAACTTCTACATCAACGAAATTAAACTCTTCTTTAAATCT TTGGAAGACGTTAGAAAAAGACGTTTTACCTCTACACGCAGAAAAATAGGAAAATTCATG ATGGAGAAATTGGCCTTATACCCAAGTATCTTTGACTTGGAGACAAAATGCATGGTCTTCCAGTTAAATAACATAGTTTGCTTTGTG AATATCCCAGATCCCTCATTACAGAATGACCTGTGTGTGAACAGAAGGTCCCTTCTGACTGACACCTTCCAAGAATTGAGAAACTATGACCGTGACTACCTTTGCCCTCTAAAG GTAAAGTTTGAAGATGAGGATGGTATTGATCATGGAGGTGTGTTACAGGAGTTCTTCACTGTCTTTGCCAAGGAAATTCATTCACTGGAGCCAATGATGTTTGAGCTATTTCAAGAGTCAGGACTTGTCTGGTTCATGCCAGAG GGCCACTGTGACCATGATGCTTACTACTGGCTAGGAAATCTCTGTGGGATGGCTCTGTACAACCAGCGTGTTGTGAATTTTCACTTTCCACTGGCGCTTTTTAAGAAGATATTGGGTGTTAGGCCAACTCTGGAAGACCTGAAAGAACTCTCTCCCATTGAAGCCAG GAGCTTGGAAGAAGTCCTAAATGAAGATGAAGACCTTTTGGAACTGCTTTACTTGGATTTCACA GCTAAAGGCTATGAATTAGTTGCAGATGGAAGAGAGATATCAGTAACCAAATGCAACAG GCAGCGGTACGTGGAGGCATACGTCGATTTCGTTTTCAACCAGTCCGTGCAGAAGCAGTTCCTTGACTTTTacatgggattttcacatggatgcccaaatgaaatatggagCCTGTTTCTTCCCGAAGAACTCATGGCCATTCTGAGCGGAAACGTTGACTACGTgtgggaggagctggagaag AATGCTATGTATCATGCATATGAGCCCACAGACAAGAACATCCAAAACTTCTGGATTGTCTTCTTTGAGCTGTCtgaggagaaaaagaagaatttTCTCT cCTACATGACAGGAAGTGACCGGCTGCCCATCGGGGGACTGGCAAACATTAAGATCACCATTGTCAATCAAAACAAGCCCAACCCTGATGACTTTTATCCGGTCGCAAATACCTGCTATCGCTGCTTATACCTTCCAAATTACAGCAGCATTCATGTTCTGAGAGAGAAGTTTGTCCATGCAATCTCTTTTTATGAAGAATTTGGAGAATATTAG
- the LOC133134749 gene encoding probable E3 ubiquitin-protein ligase HERC3 isoform X1, producing MICWSESTFSDLGLDSVCQDYACGTAENPLTTSQKAKITAVSVGRRTIAVVTEDGEGKFCLQDETSERKNIHSKNLALRGEKIESLSCGADFIVVVSEKGNVFQLNCRKKSSSIPRCLSALNGRHVIQVACGDHHTIALLRDGQLFTWGKNSNGQLGQGEGGPSSQPPMPLFSLSGIPLAMIIAGGDQSFALSVSGAVFAWGKNSAGQLGVGDKEDRYEPTIVKSLHLKRTVFISCGDEHTAILTKGGLVFTFGSGEYGQLGHSSNREELQPRLVAELWGSSVTQIACGRHHTLAYVESLKTIYSFGCGEQGQLGSGQATNQNVPLPVQLSPEFDHGIGTIFAGANQSFCSCETVAYPGKMILTVDDNLINKWISECDSNPRRTLKKEIKETFSSASTLNGSFLNESGDKHYQTSMENSGLDLSLARLAFEKLANNKHLLKEVASVVQRTLIPSLPVHPSGVEDLRVYLILPELLRVLPMKRDLCVLFAEAVCRLQPQCLKILEGLWSKLPESFFKSLVKVVHSASTWFLYQMRTEWCDYRTSVEKTAEVLQKLYEVNCSAGRKIENSNFYINEIKLFFKSLEDVRKRRFTSTRRKIGKFMMEKLALYPSIFDLETKCMVFQLNNIVCFVQNIPDPSLQNDLCVNRRSLLTDTFQELRNYDRDYLCPLKVKFEDEDGIDHGGVLQEFFTVFAKEIHSLEPMMFELFQESGLVWFMPEGHCDHDAYYWLGNLCGMALYNQRVVNFHFPLALFKKILGVRPTLEDLKELSPIEARSLEEVLNEDEDLLELLYLDFTAKGYELVADGREISVTKCNRQRYVEAYVDFVFNQSVQKQFLDFYMGFSHGCPNEIWSLFLPEELMAILSGNVDYVWEELEKNAMYHAYEPTDKNIQNFWIVFFELSEEKKKNFLSYMTGSDRLPIGGLANIKITIVNQNKPNPDDFYPVANTCYRCLYLPNYSSIHVLREKFVHAISFYEEFGEY from the exons ATGATCTGCTGGAGCGAAAGCACTTTCAGTGACTTGGGTTTGGACAGTGTCTGCCAGGATTATGCGTGTGGGACAGCAGAAAATCCTCTGACAACTTCACAGAAAGCCAAGATAACTGCCGTTTCTGTTGGAAGACGCACGATTGCCGTTGTCACAGAAGATGGAGAAGGAAAATTCTGTTTACAGGATGAAACGagtgaaagaaaaaacatacattcaA AGAACTTGGCATTGAGGGGGGAGAAAATCGAGTCTTTGAGCTGTGGAGCAGATTTCATTGTCGTGGTCTCAGAGAAGGGCAACGTTTTCCAGCTAAACTGCCGAAAAAAATCATCTTCCATTCCCAG GTGTCTCAGTGCACTAAATGGCAGACATGTGATACAGGTTGCCTGTGGGGACCACCACACCATTGCACTCTTAAgag ATGGGCAGCTCTTCACATGGGGAAAAAACTCCAATGGTCAactgggacagggggagggaggaccCAGCTCCCAGCCCCCTATgcccctcttctctctgtcaGGGATCCCCCTGGCTATGATCATTGCTGGAGGGGACCAAAGCTTTGCTCTGTCTGTATCAGGAGCTGTGTTTGCTTGGGGCAAAAACAGCGCAGGGCAGCTTGGCGTAGGAGATAAAGAAG ATAGATATGAGCCAACTATTGTGAAGAGCCTACATCTGAAGAGGACTGTCTTCATTTCATGTGGAGATGAGCATACTGCAATTCTGACCAAG GGAGGTCTGGTGTTCACGTTTGGATCAGGAGAGTACGGGCAGCTTGGACACAGCTCCAACAGAGAAGAACTGCAGCCTCGCCTGGTGGCTGAACTCTGGGGGTCAAGTGTGACCCAAATAGCCTGTGGAAG GCACCACACGCTTGCATATGTTGAATCCTTGAAAACAATCTACTCATTTGGATGTGGAGAGCAAGGGCAGCTGGGAAGTGGACAGGCCACCAATCAGAATGTGCCTCTTCCTGTTCAGCTGTCTCCAG AATTTGATCATGGAATTGGGACCATTTTTGCTGGAGCAAATCAGTCATTCTGCTCATGTGAGACAGTAGCCTATCCTGGCAAaatgattttgactgtggatgACAATTTAATTAACAAATGGATCTCAGAGTGTGATTCAAACCCACGGAGAACTCTAAAAAA GGAGATAAAAGAAACCTTTTCTTCAGCATCAACTCTCAATGGTAGCTTTCTCaatgaaag CGGTGATAAGCATTACCAAACCTCAATGGAGAATTCAGGTCTGGACTTGTCTCTAGCACGTCTAGCCTTTGAGAAGCTGGCAAATAATAAACACTTGTTGAAAGAG GTAGCATCAGTGGTGCAACGTACGCTGATCCCCTCCCTGCCTGTACACCCTTCTGGTGTGGAGGACCTGAGAGTCTATTTGATCCTACCTGAGCTCCTGAGAGTCCTGCCTATGAAAAGAGACCTCTGTGTATTGTTCGCTGAAGCAGTTTGCAGACTGCAGCCTCAGTGCCTGAAGATCCTAG AGGGTTTATGGTCAAAACTTCCAGAATCCTTTTTCAAGTCCCTGGTGAAGGTGGTGCACTCAGCATCCACATGGTTCCTCTACCAGATGAGGACAGAGTGGTGTGATTACAGGACCTCTGTGGAGAAGACTGCGGAAGTTCTACAGAAGCTGTATGAG GTTAACTGTAGTGCTGGAAGGAAGATTGAGAACAGCAACTTCTACATCAACGAAATTAAACTCTTCTTTAAATCT TTGGAAGACGTTAGAAAAAGACGTTTTACCTCTACACGCAGAAAAATAGGAAAATTCATG ATGGAGAAATTGGCCTTATACCCAAGTATCTTTGACTTGGAGACAAAATGCATGGTCTTCCAGTTAAATAACATAGTTTGCTTTGTG CAGAATATCCCAGATCCCTCATTACAGAATGACCTGTGTGTGAACAGAAGGTCCCTTCTGACTGACACCTTCCAAGAATTGAGAAACTATGACCGTGACTACCTTTGCCCTCTAAAG GTAAAGTTTGAAGATGAGGATGGTATTGATCATGGAGGTGTGTTACAGGAGTTCTTCACTGTCTTTGCCAAGGAAATTCATTCACTGGAGCCAATGATGTTTGAGCTATTTCAAGAGTCAGGACTTGTCTGGTTCATGCCAGAG GGCCACTGTGACCATGATGCTTACTACTGGCTAGGAAATCTCTGTGGGATGGCTCTGTACAACCAGCGTGTTGTGAATTTTCACTTTCCACTGGCGCTTTTTAAGAAGATATTGGGTGTTAGGCCAACTCTGGAAGACCTGAAAGAACTCTCTCCCATTGAAGCCAG GAGCTTGGAAGAAGTCCTAAATGAAGATGAAGACCTTTTGGAACTGCTTTACTTGGATTTCACA GCTAAAGGCTATGAATTAGTTGCAGATGGAAGAGAGATATCAGTAACCAAATGCAACAG GCAGCGGTACGTGGAGGCATACGTCGATTTCGTTTTCAACCAGTCCGTGCAGAAGCAGTTCCTTGACTTTTacatgggattttcacatggatgcccaaatgaaatatggagCCTGTTTCTTCCCGAAGAACTCATGGCCATTCTGAGCGGAAACGTTGACTACGTgtgggaggagctggagaag AATGCTATGTATCATGCATATGAGCCCACAGACAAGAACATCCAAAACTTCTGGATTGTCTTCTTTGAGCTGTCtgaggagaaaaagaagaatttTCTCT cCTACATGACAGGAAGTGACCGGCTGCCCATCGGGGGACTGGCAAACATTAAGATCACCATTGTCAATCAAAACAAGCCCAACCCTGATGACTTTTATCCGGTCGCAAATACCTGCTATCGCTGCTTATACCTTCCAAATTACAGCAGCATTCATGTTCTGAGAGAGAAGTTTGTCCATGCAATCTCTTTTTATGAAGAATTTGGAGAATATTAG
- the LOC133134749 gene encoding probable E3 ubiquitin-protein ligase HERC4 isoform X3, protein MICWSESTFSDLGLDSVCQDYACGTAENPLTTSQKAKITAVSVGRRTIAVVTEDGEGKFCLQDETSERKNIHSKNLALRGEKIESLSCGADFIVVVSEKGNVFQLNCRKKSSSIPRCLSALNGRHVIQVACGDHHTIALLRDGQLFTWGKNSNGQLGQGEGGPSSQPPMPLFSLSGIPLAMIIAGGDQSFALSVSGAVFAWGKNSAGQLGVGDKEDRYEPTIVKSLHLKRTVFISCGDEHTAILTKGGLVFTFGSGEYGQLGHSSNREELQPRLVAELWGSSVTQIACGRHHTLAYVESLKTIYSFGCGEQGQLGSGQATNQNVPLPVQLSPEFDHGIGTIFAGANQSFCSCETVAYPGKMILTVDDNLINKWISECDSNPRRTLKKEIKETFSSASTLNGSFLNESGDKHYQTSMENSGLDLSLARLAFEKLANNKHLLKEVASVVQRTLIPSLPVHPSGVEDLRVYLILPELLRVLPMKRDLCVLFAEAVCRLQPQCLKILEGLWSKLPESFFKSLVKVVHSASTWFLYQMRTEWCDYRTSVEKTAEVLQKLYEVNCSAGRKIENSNFYINEIKLFFKSLEDVRKRRFTSTRRKIGKFMQNIPDPSLQNDLCVNRRSLLTDTFQELRNYDRDYLCPLKVKFEDEDGIDHGGVLQEFFTVFAKEIHSLEPMMFELFQESGLVWFMPEGHCDHDAYYWLGNLCGMALYNQRVVNFHFPLALFKKILGVRPTLEDLKELSPIEARSLEEVLNEDEDLLELLYLDFTAKGYELVADGREISVTKCNRQRYVEAYVDFVFNQSVQKQFLDFYMGFSHGCPNEIWSLFLPEELMAILSGNVDYVWEELEKNAMYHAYEPTDKNIQNFWIVFFELSEEKKKNFLSYMTGSDRLPIGGLANIKITIVNQNKPNPDDFYPVANTCYRCLYLPNYSSIHVLREKFVHAISFYEEFGEY, encoded by the exons ATGATCTGCTGGAGCGAAAGCACTTTCAGTGACTTGGGTTTGGACAGTGTCTGCCAGGATTATGCGTGTGGGACAGCAGAAAATCCTCTGACAACTTCACAGAAAGCCAAGATAACTGCCGTTTCTGTTGGAAGACGCACGATTGCCGTTGTCACAGAAGATGGAGAAGGAAAATTCTGTTTACAGGATGAAACGagtgaaagaaaaaacatacattcaA AGAACTTGGCATTGAGGGGGGAGAAAATCGAGTCTTTGAGCTGTGGAGCAGATTTCATTGTCGTGGTCTCAGAGAAGGGCAACGTTTTCCAGCTAAACTGCCGAAAAAAATCATCTTCCATTCCCAG GTGTCTCAGTGCACTAAATGGCAGACATGTGATACAGGTTGCCTGTGGGGACCACCACACCATTGCACTCTTAAgag ATGGGCAGCTCTTCACATGGGGAAAAAACTCCAATGGTCAactgggacagggggagggaggaccCAGCTCCCAGCCCCCTATgcccctcttctctctgtcaGGGATCCCCCTGGCTATGATCATTGCTGGAGGGGACCAAAGCTTTGCTCTGTCTGTATCAGGAGCTGTGTTTGCTTGGGGCAAAAACAGCGCAGGGCAGCTTGGCGTAGGAGATAAAGAAG ATAGATATGAGCCAACTATTGTGAAGAGCCTACATCTGAAGAGGACTGTCTTCATTTCATGTGGAGATGAGCATACTGCAATTCTGACCAAG GGAGGTCTGGTGTTCACGTTTGGATCAGGAGAGTACGGGCAGCTTGGACACAGCTCCAACAGAGAAGAACTGCAGCCTCGCCTGGTGGCTGAACTCTGGGGGTCAAGTGTGACCCAAATAGCCTGTGGAAG GCACCACACGCTTGCATATGTTGAATCCTTGAAAACAATCTACTCATTTGGATGTGGAGAGCAAGGGCAGCTGGGAAGTGGACAGGCCACCAATCAGAATGTGCCTCTTCCTGTTCAGCTGTCTCCAG AATTTGATCATGGAATTGGGACCATTTTTGCTGGAGCAAATCAGTCATTCTGCTCATGTGAGACAGTAGCCTATCCTGGCAAaatgattttgactgtggatgACAATTTAATTAACAAATGGATCTCAGAGTGTGATTCAAACCCACGGAGAACTCTAAAAAA GGAGATAAAAGAAACCTTTTCTTCAGCATCAACTCTCAATGGTAGCTTTCTCaatgaaag CGGTGATAAGCATTACCAAACCTCAATGGAGAATTCAGGTCTGGACTTGTCTCTAGCACGTCTAGCCTTTGAGAAGCTGGCAAATAATAAACACTTGTTGAAAGAG GTAGCATCAGTGGTGCAACGTACGCTGATCCCCTCCCTGCCTGTACACCCTTCTGGTGTGGAGGACCTGAGAGTCTATTTGATCCTACCTGAGCTCCTGAGAGTCCTGCCTATGAAAAGAGACCTCTGTGTATTGTTCGCTGAAGCAGTTTGCAGACTGCAGCCTCAGTGCCTGAAGATCCTAG AGGGTTTATGGTCAAAACTTCCAGAATCCTTTTTCAAGTCCCTGGTGAAGGTGGTGCACTCAGCATCCACATGGTTCCTCTACCAGATGAGGACAGAGTGGTGTGATTACAGGACCTCTGTGGAGAAGACTGCGGAAGTTCTACAGAAGCTGTATGAG GTTAACTGTAGTGCTGGAAGGAAGATTGAGAACAGCAACTTCTACATCAACGAAATTAAACTCTTCTTTAAATCT TTGGAAGACGTTAGAAAAAGACGTTTTACCTCTACACGCAGAAAAATAGGAAAATTCATG CAGAATATCCCAGATCCCTCATTACAGAATGACCTGTGTGTGAACAGAAGGTCCCTTCTGACTGACACCTTCCAAGAATTGAGAAACTATGACCGTGACTACCTTTGCCCTCTAAAG GTAAAGTTTGAAGATGAGGATGGTATTGATCATGGAGGTGTGTTACAGGAGTTCTTCACTGTCTTTGCCAAGGAAATTCATTCACTGGAGCCAATGATGTTTGAGCTATTTCAAGAGTCAGGACTTGTCTGGTTCATGCCAGAG GGCCACTGTGACCATGATGCTTACTACTGGCTAGGAAATCTCTGTGGGATGGCTCTGTACAACCAGCGTGTTGTGAATTTTCACTTTCCACTGGCGCTTTTTAAGAAGATATTGGGTGTTAGGCCAACTCTGGAAGACCTGAAAGAACTCTCTCCCATTGAAGCCAG GAGCTTGGAAGAAGTCCTAAATGAAGATGAAGACCTTTTGGAACTGCTTTACTTGGATTTCACA GCTAAAGGCTATGAATTAGTTGCAGATGGAAGAGAGATATCAGTAACCAAATGCAACAG GCAGCGGTACGTGGAGGCATACGTCGATTTCGTTTTCAACCAGTCCGTGCAGAAGCAGTTCCTTGACTTTTacatgggattttcacatggatgcccaaatgaaatatggagCCTGTTTCTTCCCGAAGAACTCATGGCCATTCTGAGCGGAAACGTTGACTACGTgtgggaggagctggagaag AATGCTATGTATCATGCATATGAGCCCACAGACAAGAACATCCAAAACTTCTGGATTGTCTTCTTTGAGCTGTCtgaggagaaaaagaagaatttTCTCT cCTACATGACAGGAAGTGACCGGCTGCCCATCGGGGGACTGGCAAACATTAAGATCACCATTGTCAATCAAAACAAGCCCAACCCTGATGACTTTTATCCGGTCGCAAATACCTGCTATCGCTGCTTATACCTTCCAAATTACAGCAGCATTCATGTTCTGAGAGAGAAGTTTGTCCATGCAATCTCTTTTTATGAAGAATTTGGAGAATATTAG